Proteins co-encoded in one Quercus robur chromosome 8, dhQueRobu3.1, whole genome shotgun sequence genomic window:
- the LOC126694163 gene encoding heavy metal-associated isoprenylated plant protein 47-like codes for MKQKIVIKVQMNCDKCTRMAMKIACRASGVNSVAIEGSDRDQLVVIGEGVDSANLTCSLRKKLCYAALWSVEEVKAKPKPDKKPKPEVPKPSKSESTSSTCSCGCPQLPICPQYAPYPMLYEVRVYDHTSSPSYCPIM; via the exons ATGAAG CAAAAAATAGTGATCAAGGTGCAAATGAACTGTGACAAATGCACAAGAATGGCCATGAAGATTGCCTGCAGAGCAAGTG GTGTGAACTCGGTGGCAATAGAAGGGTCTGATAGAGATCAGTTGGTGGTGATTGGTGAAGGTGTTGACTCTGCTAACTTGACCTGCTCGTTAAGGAAGAAGCTTTGCTATGCCGCTTTATGGAGCGTGGAAGAAGTGAAGGCAAAACCAAAACCAGACAAGAAACCAAAACCGGAAGTTCCGAAGCCAAGCAAATCCGAAAGCACATCTTCAACATGTTCTTGTGGCTGTCCTCAGTTACCCATCTGCCCTCAATACGCACCATATCCCATGTTATATGAAGTGAGAGTCTATGATCATACTTCGAGTCCAAGTTACTGCCCCATCATGTAA